One Turneriella parva DSM 21527 genomic region harbors:
- a CDS encoding pyridoxal-phosphate-dependent aminotransferase family protein — translation MKREILLNPGPVTLSDRVRAALQRSDLCHREKEFASLSLEILEMIGKIYPQAKDFRPVLLTGSGTAAVEAMLQSFASASKKTLIVANGVYGERMATMLTKQGKPFELIKGEWTEGLNLKAAEAALAASPGAYSAVATVHHETTTGRLNDISPLAALAEKFSVPVLVDAVSSFAAEDLDFKNVLAVAATGNKCVHAIPAISFVLARTDVLEAGKSEARSLYLDLFEYYKAQKTGFSPFTQSVQGIYALHEALREFFDLGGQKARLKTYRDRRDSVLDTLAAAGVKTLIDRSAFSSYLTSFLLPEGRDYDALHDTLKAEGYTIYAGQGNFSGKIFRIAVMGDIRTDEMNKLLQLLKDFFK, via the coding sequence ATGAAACGAGAAATTCTTCTTAACCCGGGCCCGGTCACCCTTTCAGATCGCGTGCGTGCTGCGCTGCAGCGCAGCGACCTCTGCCACCGCGAAAAAGAATTTGCATCGCTGAGCCTCGAAATTCTCGAAATGATCGGCAAGATCTATCCGCAAGCCAAGGATTTTCGCCCTGTGCTGCTCACGGGTTCTGGCACCGCTGCAGTCGAAGCCATGCTGCAAAGTTTTGCATCCGCATCAAAAAAGACGCTCATTGTTGCGAACGGCGTGTATGGCGAGCGTATGGCGACGATGCTCACGAAACAGGGCAAACCTTTTGAACTCATCAAGGGCGAATGGACTGAGGGCCTGAATCTGAAAGCTGCCGAAGCGGCTCTGGCGGCTTCGCCAGGTGCGTACTCGGCCGTCGCGACAGTACACCATGAGACGACAACCGGGCGCCTGAATGATATTTCACCTCTCGCAGCCCTCGCCGAAAAATTCTCAGTGCCGGTTCTGGTCGATGCTGTCTCAAGCTTTGCGGCAGAAGACCTTGATTTTAAGAACGTGCTCGCCGTCGCGGCAACCGGCAACAAATGCGTACACGCAATACCCGCGATTTCGTTTGTACTGGCACGCACCGATGTTCTCGAAGCGGGCAAAAGTGAAGCGCGCAGCCTCTACCTTGACCTGTTTGAATATTACAAGGCGCAGAAGACCGGCTTTTCGCCGTTTACGCAATCAGTACAGGGCATCTATGCTCTGCACGAGGCGTTGCGTGAATTTTTTGATCTCGGTGGACAGAAAGCACGCCTCAAGACGTACCGCGATCGGCGCGACAGTGTGCTCGATACGCTCGCGGCAGCAGGCGTCAAAACCCTGATTGATCGCAGTGCCTTTTCGTCATACCTGACCTCGTTCTTGTTGCCCGAAGGCCGTGACTATGACGCTTTGCACGATACGTTAAAAGCCGAGGGTTACACGATCTACGCCGGCCAGGGCAATTTTTCGGGTAAAATTTTTCGTATTGCCGTGATGGGCGACATCAGAACTGACGAGATGAACAAACTGCTGCAATTACTCAAAGACTTCTTCAAATAA
- a CDS encoding phosphatase PAP2 family protein, whose protein sequence is MSTKAVAKGEHLLSLMTDFPNKFIYYPLAHLLYFPVAHTPVTPTQITIAHILCAIAGTVFLIRGEPGDILITFVLFQVRAIFDCLDGTLARRKNMSSEIGRIIDNLGDAIGFLCLMSGFTVYFLRSGRFTGLEIFALIFLTVLVSGIMAQGTDFYRRKFSYALREDRDIISEEISRKHHVLRAGGGSPLLWWGYANDWFQILVFAPASLRHLRQHIRSSQKPEEYRYDVEKIRTNTDSPRLKLAMFITAMMSGDNAVFVITLGLLTDKPEYGLYANLAYGVCMLAIAAITMNYFFHRKAEPARISCIALLLAIFLPAELASQATATPSKPSGAKLHFFSGLWDNVADTVWGSPTNIAAWFTVAGSTSIIVNTDLDRNINNAVGRSPVWSRPVDVGFLQVGNFVAAVPHTVLFVHGYFWGTHEAAAAGAAGLQALGINGGIVLFWKWAAGRPRPVYDARLDDTPRDKEFNFNIAEQSVTSDRWRWPSGHTSSMFAMAASFHGFYPDKLWLHLITYPLATIMGFAMINGQYHWTSDVTAGAIIGTVSGYTVGRNFRRMYNKSQGDVTTSADKKKLEWYVMPRQQEGGMGLAVSAVF, encoded by the coding sequence ATGAGCACAAAAGCTGTCGCGAAAGGTGAACACCTGCTGTCATTGATGACAGATTTTCCGAATAAGTTTATCTATTATCCGCTGGCGCATCTGCTTTATTTCCCGGTAGCTCATACGCCGGTGACGCCGACGCAGATTACGATCGCTCATATACTCTGCGCGATCGCGGGCACGGTGTTTCTGATACGCGGCGAGCCCGGCGACATTCTGATTACCTTTGTGCTCTTTCAGGTTCGGGCGATATTCGACTGCCTTGACGGCACGCTCGCACGCCGCAAGAACATGTCTTCTGAAATTGGCCGCATCATCGACAATCTGGGCGACGCAATCGGATTTCTCTGCCTCATGTCGGGTTTTACCGTCTACTTTTTGCGCTCTGGCCGCTTCACAGGGCTTGAAATTTTCGCACTCATCTTTCTCACCGTACTCGTATCGGGAATCATGGCGCAGGGCACCGACTTTTACCGGCGCAAATTCTCGTATGCGCTGAGAGAAGACCGCGATATTATTTCAGAAGAGATCAGCCGCAAGCACCACGTACTGCGCGCAGGTGGCGGTTCACCATTGCTGTGGTGGGGTTATGCCAACGACTGGTTTCAGATCTTGGTTTTTGCCCCGGCCTCGCTGCGGCACTTGCGCCAACATATTCGCAGCAGCCAAAAACCCGAAGAGTACCGCTACGACGTCGAGAAAATCAGAACAAATACCGATAGCCCCAGACTCAAGCTCGCGATGTTTATCACCGCAATGATGTCGGGCGACAATGCTGTATTCGTCATCACTTTGGGCCTGTTGACAGACAAACCCGAATATGGCCTTTATGCGAACCTCGCCTATGGCGTCTGTATGCTCGCCATTGCAGCTATCACGATGAATTACTTTTTTCACCGTAAAGCCGAACCGGCACGAATCAGTTGCATCGCGCTGCTGCTCGCCATTTTCTTACCCGCAGAACTGGCGTCACAGGCGACAGCGACCCCGTCAAAACCCAGCGGGGCCAAACTGCACTTCTTTTCAGGGTTGTGGGATAACGTCGCCGACACAGTCTGGGGTTCACCCACCAATATCGCCGCATGGTTTACGGTAGCCGGCTCGACCAGCATCATCGTCAACACCGATCTCGACCGCAACATCAACAATGCTGTCGGCAGAAGCCCGGTCTGGTCGCGGCCGGTGGATGTCGGCTTCTTGCAGGTCGGCAATTTTGTCGCCGCGGTGCCCCACACTGTGCTTTTTGTTCACGGCTATTTCTGGGGCACGCACGAGGCAGCTGCAGCCGGGGCAGCAGGCCTTCAGGCGCTCGGTATCAATGGGGGCATCGTTCTTTTCTGGAAATGGGCCGCGGGCAGACCACGGCCTGTATACGATGCGCGCCTCGATGACACTCCGCGCGACAAAGAGTTCAATTTCAATATTGCCGAACAGTCGGTGACCTCAGATCGCTGGCGCTGGCCCTCAGGCCACACTTCTTCGATGTTTGCGATGGCAGCTTCGTTTCATGGGTTTTATCCCGACAAACTCTGGCTACACCTGATTACCTACCCCCTCGCCACGATTATGGGGTTCGCCATGATCAACGGCCAGTACCACTGGACATCTGACGTCACCGCCGGGGCGATTATCGGCACGGTATCGGGCTACACCGTCGGCAGAAACTTCAGGCGCATGTACAATAAGTCGCAGGGTGACGTGACAACGAGCGCCGACAAAAAGAAACTCGAATGGTATGTGATGCCCCGCCAGCAAGAAGGCGGCATGGGCCTTGCCGTCAGTGCAGTGTTCTGA